Proteins from one Juglans microcarpa x Juglans regia isolate MS1-56 chromosome 6S, Jm3101_v1.0, whole genome shotgun sequence genomic window:
- the LOC121237491 gene encoding uncharacterized protein LOC121237491, with product MEVQKKKVVMSLFLFTFFLYESGVRAWTGEIHGRVVCDVCSDSSIGPEDHVLEGAEVAVLCITKSGEVLNYQAFTNAKGIYTVAETMPESDRWDACLARPISSFHEHCTHLGDGSSGIKFSYNHLSGYSHTVRTFVYRPATVPTYCI from the exons ATGGAAGTTCAGAAGAAGAAGGTGGTGAtgagtctttttctttttaccttcTTCTTATACGAGTCTGGCGTGAGAGCTTGGACTGGTGAAATCCATGGACGAGTTGTCTGTGACGTCTGTAGTGATTCCTCCATTGGACCCGAAGATCATGTTCTTGAAG GTGCTGAGGTAGCTGTTCTTTGCATCACAAAATCCGGAGAAGTCTTAAATTATCAGGCATTCACCAACGCTAAGGGGATTTACACAGTGGCTGAGACAATGCCTGAGAGTGACCGCTGGGATGCGTGCCTGGCACGGCCTATCAGCAGTTTCCATGAACACTGTACCCATCTTGGTGATGGTAGCTCAGGAATCAAGTTCAGTTATAATCATCTGTCGGGTTACTCTCACACAGTCAGAACCTTCGTTTATAGACCTGCCACTGTGCCAACTTACTGCATTTGA